Below is a genomic region from Isosphaeraceae bacterium EP7.
GAAGGGACGTATTCCGAATATTATTCGAACATCACGCGGGATGAGGCGGGCCTGAAGCTCCTCTTCAAGCAGTTCTCCTTCCCGGGCGGCATCCCCAGCCACGTCGCGCCCGAGACGCCCGGGTCGATCCACGAGGGGGGCGAACTCGGCTACTCGCTCAGCCACGCTTACGGCGCGGTCTTCGACAACCCGAATCTCGTCGTCGCATGCGTCATCGGCGACGGCGAGGCCGAGACCGGGCCGCTGGCCACGAGCTGGCACGGCAATAAGTTCCTCGACCCGGTCCACGACGGCGTCGTGCTGCCGATCCTCCACCTCAATGGATACAAGATCGCCAACCCGGCGGTCCTGGCACGCATCGGCCGCGACGAGCTCGAGATGCTCATGCGAGGCTACGGCTATACGCCCTACTTCGTCGAAGGAGACGAGCCCGAGGCGATGCATCGGTTGATGGCCGAGACCCTCGACACCGTCTTCGCAGAGATCGAGGCGATCCAGGCCGCGGCCAGGGAAGGGGGCGTCTCCGACCGGCCTCGATGGCCAATGATCGTTCTCAAGACCCCCAAAGGCTGGACCGGTCCGAAGGTGGTCGACGGCCTGCCGGTCGAGGGGACCTATCGGTCGCACCAGGTCCCACTGTCCAATCCCAGGGCACACCCCGAGCACCTGACGATGCTCGAAACCTGGATGCGCAGCTACCGCCCCGAAGAGTTGTTCGACGAGGCGGGCACGCTCAGGCCCGAGCTTGCCGCGCTCGCCCCCGCAGGCGATCTGCGGATGGGGGCGAACCCTCACGCCAACGGCGGCCTGCTGCTCCACGACCTCCATCTCCCCGATTTCCGCGACTTCGGCATCGATGTCCCTCAACCGGGAGGCGTCACGGGCGAGGACACCAGGACCCTGGGCGAGTTCCTCCGCGACGTGATCTGGCGGAACAGGAACGAGCGTAACTTCCGCATCTTCGGGCCCGACGAGACCGCGTCGAACCGCCTGACCGCCGTCCTGGAGATCACCGACAAGCAGTGGCAGGCCGAGGTGGTGGACACCGATGACCACCTCGCCTGCGAAGGCAGGGTCGTCGAGATGCTCAGCGAGCACCAGTGCGAGGGATGGCTGGAGGGATACCTGCTGACGGGACGCCACGGCCTGTTCAACTGCTACGAGGCGTTCATCCACATCATTGACTCGATGTTCAATCAGCATGCGAAGTGGCTGAAAGTGACCAGGGGCATCCCCTGGCGCCGACCGATCGCCTCGCTGAACATCCTGCTCTCTTCGCACGTCTGGCGACAGGACCACAACGGATTCACCCATCAGGATCCCGGCTTCATCGACCACGTGGTCAACAAGAAGGCCGAGATCGTCCGAGTCTACCTGCCGCCGGACACCAACACGCTGCTCTCGGTGATGGACCACTGCCTTCGCAGCCGCCACTACGTCAACGTGGTCGTGGCCAGCAAGCATCCGTCGCCGCAGTGGCTCAACATGGACTCGGCGGTCAAGCATTGCACGGCCGGGATCGGCATCTGGGGATGGGCCAGCAATGACAAGGGCAGCGAGCCCGACGTCGTCATGGCCTGCGCGGGCGACGTCCCCACGCTGGAAACCCTCGCCGCCGTTCAACTCCTCCGAGAGCACATCCCGAATCTGAAGGTGCGGGTCGTCAACGTCGTCGACCTGATGAAGCTCCAGCCCAAGACCGAGCACCCGCACGGGCTGAACGACCACGACTTCGACACCCTCTTCACACGCGACAAGCCGATCGTCTTCGCCTACCACGGCTACCCCTGGCTGATCCATCGGCTGACCTATCGTCGGACCAACCACGGCAACCTGCACGTCCGCGGATACAAAGAGGAAGGGACGATCAGCACGCCTTTCGATATGGCCGTGATGAACGATCTCGATCGGTTCCATCTCGTCGGAGACGTCGTCGACCGCCTGCCGGAGCAAGACAGCGTGGCGGCTTATGCCAAGCAGGCCATGCGCGACAAGTTGACCGAGCACCGGCAATACATCACCAAATTCGGCGAAGATATGCCCGAAATCCGCAACTGGAAATGGACCGTGCCCGCGCCCGTCTGAACGATCCGAGGCGAAGTCTCGGACCTATTCGGCCGGGCAGGGCCGGGTGAATCGTTCAGGCTGGTGGGTTTGCTTCCGTCGGGGCAGACAGGTTGGGGCGAAGTCAGGGCGATCAAATCGGGGGCCAGTCCATGAGGCGTATCTTGATCCAAATGGTCGCCCTTCTTCTCGTCGGATTTTGCCAGGCTGGTCACACGGCGGAGCTCGTGGACGGGGCGGTCAAGCGTCGGATCGTCTTCGCGGAGCGAGGGAAATTCGGGGGTTGGCCGGCCAATCAGGGGATCTGGATCTGGGAAGATGAGATCCTCTTCGGGTTCAGCATCGGGACGTATCAAGACCGCGGACGTTCTCACCATATCAACCCGGAGATGCCCGAGCACTTCATGCTCGCCAGGAGCAAGGACGGCGGCGAGAGCTGGGCGATCGAGGAGCCCAGGCCCGCGGGGATGCTCGCCGGCACGGCCAAGACCCGCCACGGGAAGGTCCCCCCGGGACTGGCCGAGGACGCACCGACCGACCTGCGCGAGTCGATCAACTTCAAGCATCCCGACCTGGCCTTCACCGCTCGGATGGATGGAAATCAAGCGGGACGTTCGCGGTTCTTCTACTCTTACGATCGGGGCAAGTCGTGGCGGGGACCGTTCTGGCTGCCCATGTTCGGCCAGAAGGGGGTGATGGCCCGCACCGACATGGTGATCGACGGGCCGTCCACCTGCACGCTCTTCCTGACCGCCTCCAAGGCGAACGGCAAGGAAGGGCGGCCGTTCGCGGCGAGGACGACCGACGGTGGCCTGACGTGGAAATTTCTCTCGTTCATCGGCCCGGAGCCGACGGGCTATTCAATCATGCCGGCGTCGGTCCGCACCGGCCCGAAGTCGTTGGTCTCGGTCATCCGCAGAAGAGACGAACCGCTTAGCTGGCTGGACCTTTATGCGTCGGACGATGACGGGCTGACCTGGTCGCTGAGGTCGACGCCCGAGCCCGACCTGGGCGAAGGGAACCCCGCGGCGCTGGTCAGGCTGCATGACGGCAGGCTCGCCCTGGTCTCTGGCCACCGTTCCGAGCCCTTCGGCGTCTGGGGCCGGCTAAGC
It encodes:
- a CDS encoding exo-alpha-sialidase: MRRILIQMVALLLVGFCQAGHTAELVDGAVKRRIVFAERGKFGGWPANQGIWIWEDEILFGFSIGTYQDRGRSHHINPEMPEHFMLARSKDGGESWAIEEPRPAGMLAGTAKTRHGKVPPGLAEDAPTDLRESINFKHPDLAFTARMDGNQAGRSRFFYSYDRGKSWRGPFWLPMFGQKGVMARTDMVIDGPSTCTLFLTASKANGKEGRPFAARTTDGGLTWKFLSFIGPEPTGYSIMPASVRTGPKSLVSVIRRRDEPLSWLDLYASDDDGLTWSLRSTPEPDLGEGNPAALVRLHDGRLALVSGHRSEPFGVWGRLSGDLGKTWGEPIVLHNSDGRDMGYPRAVVRPDGKVVAVFYNSDDDHPGARVIEAVIWDPGKP
- a CDS encoding phosphoketolase family protein, which translates into the protein MRVRLVTRNSGTSGPADPGLLARMDAYWRAANYLSVGQIYLYDNPLLREPLTLEHVKPRLLGHWGTTPGQNFIYVHLNRVIQRDSLEMLYISGPGHGGPALVANTYLEGTYSEYYSNITRDEAGLKLLFKQFSFPGGIPSHVAPETPGSIHEGGELGYSLSHAYGAVFDNPNLVVACVIGDGEAETGPLATSWHGNKFLDPVHDGVVLPILHLNGYKIANPAVLARIGRDELEMLMRGYGYTPYFVEGDEPEAMHRLMAETLDTVFAEIEAIQAAAREGGVSDRPRWPMIVLKTPKGWTGPKVVDGLPVEGTYRSHQVPLSNPRAHPEHLTMLETWMRSYRPEELFDEAGTLRPELAALAPAGDLRMGANPHANGGLLLHDLHLPDFRDFGIDVPQPGGVTGEDTRTLGEFLRDVIWRNRNERNFRIFGPDETASNRLTAVLEITDKQWQAEVVDTDDHLACEGRVVEMLSEHQCEGWLEGYLLTGRHGLFNCYEAFIHIIDSMFNQHAKWLKVTRGIPWRRPIASLNILLSSHVWRQDHNGFTHQDPGFIDHVVNKKAEIVRVYLPPDTNTLLSVMDHCLRSRHYVNVVVASKHPSPQWLNMDSAVKHCTAGIGIWGWASNDKGSEPDVVMACAGDVPTLETLAAVQLLREHIPNLKVRVVNVVDLMKLQPKTEHPHGLNDHDFDTLFTRDKPIVFAYHGYPWLIHRLTYRRTNHGNLHVRGYKEEGTISTPFDMAVMNDLDRFHLVGDVVDRLPEQDSVAAYAKQAMRDKLTEHRQYITKFGEDMPEIRNWKWTVPAPV